From a single Nicotiana tomentosiformis chromosome 2, ASM39032v3, whole genome shotgun sequence genomic region:
- the LOC104118484 gene encoding protein BREAST CANCER SUSCEPTIBILITY 2 homolog B-like isoform X3 has translation MFQTGSGKAVSISSAGLNRAKALLGLEENGDNETFQGSEKKNRCSDEHFGVRSSVPFVAVEGIANTWSTKASAASLSPFDVKFNSSVCAAEELVPDFLHCADKPPPIKFHTAGGRSISVSSEALKRARSLLGDPELGCLVDEKDVVDPLFSFPKDQKSVDQSSVKELNSDTPVSLLSAAKGSGSLSLFTPPFGSTLYHKKSSVKTENLAPASNLMKEFDAVAKESTSRPDHSIPPHGEAFNKNSAAVDLRENDIPSKPKLLQRPSRGPLVDISNSIGAGSADRNQNFGQKRKPGRGSFVSPFKKPRIAKIVTPLKRNDSGASNGFSNSAPQLPSQKGKVSVRYPFHVARLYMKEYLGDPPSFQSKLENLPDEVRRMNPDIAETHVFNDKSCSGCIGVKSFWEMLSQSGASMQYVSKEWVTNHYKWIVWKLASYERCYSTKFSGKLLTICNVLEELKYRYEREVNYGHRSAIKRILEGDVPPSSMMVLCVSKVYSICNSPVGPQFSLSNTTENGACAKIELTDGWYSITAVLDILLSKKLAAGKLFVGQKLRIWGARFCGWTGPVSPLEASGTTSLLLHINGTYRAHWASRLGLCKGGAIPLSFLSIKDGGGSVPLTLVGISRIYPVLYRERLSNGGFVVRSERMEAKEMQSFNQRRCRVVEGITSESQRAKRDAYIGSDHESEEGARILKILERAAEPELLMAEMSKEQLNAFASYQAKLEASRQSDLQKSLEKALQAAGLAERDVTPFMRVRVVGLTSKSTPSKCCPQEGLITIWNPTEKQQSELAEGQAFAVTGLTPISSDSSTLYLQAKGSTAKWQPLSPMAIEGFEPLFCPRRSVPLSKLGEVPMSREFDIAAVVVFVGHLYTEAHQSKQWVFVADGSTSTLDSNDESETLMATSFTSPCIETDSFAPINSNLVGSVVSFCNLIKRARDNVNNLWVAEATENSTYYLKFDHSHCSHLKEASASAERWAKISGSRLERLRGKVLSIISCR, from the exons GATTGCTAACACATGGTCTACTAAAGCTTCAGCAGCTTCATTGTCTCCATTTGATGTTAAATTTAACTCCTCAGTTTGTGCAGCGGAGGAGTTAGTACCGGATTTTCTGCATTGTGCCGATAAACCTCCTCCGATAAAGTTTCATACTGCTGGTGGTAGATCAATATCAGTTTCTTCTGAGGCATTGAAACGTGCAAGGAGTCTGCTTGGAGATCCAGAGCTGGGATGTCTTGTAGATGAAAAGGATGTGGTTGATCCATTGTTTTCTTTTCCAAAAGACCAAAAATCTGTTGATCAGTCCTCCGTTAAAGAATTAAACTCAGATACTCCTGTTTCCCTCTTATCGGCAGCAAAAGGCAGTGGCTCGTTAAGCCTTTTTACACCCCCATTTGGATCAACTTTGTACCATAAGAAGTCTTCTGTTAAAACAGAGAATCTCGCTCCAGCAAGTAACTTGATGAAGGAGTTTGATGCTGTGGCAAAAGAAAGCACGAGTAGGCCGGACCATAGTATTCCTCCACATGGAGAGGCATTCAACAAGAACTCAGCAGCTGTCGACCTAAGAGAAAATGATATCCCTTCAAAACCTAAATTGCTACAAAGGCCTTCTAGGGGTCCTTTGGTGGATATCTCAAATAGCATTGGAGCTGGATCTGCAGATAGAAACCAAAACTTTGGTCAGAAGAGGAAACCTGGAAGGGGAAGTTTTGTTTCTCCATTCAAGAAGCCTCGAATTGCCAAAATTGTCACCCCTCTCAAAAGAAACGATTCCGGTGCTTCTAATG GATTCTCAAATTCAGCACCACAATTACCCTCTCAAAAAGGAAAAGTTTCAGTTCGATATCCATTCCACGTTGCACGATTGTATATGAAGGAGTATCTTGGGGACCCCCCATCATTCCAGAGCAAG CTAGAGAATCTGCCAGATGAAGTGAGAAGGATGAATCCAGATATTGCTGAAACTCATGTGTTCAATGATAAATCTTGCTCAGGTTGCATTGGAGTAAAGTCTTTCTGGGAGATGCTGTCTCAATCAGGGGCTTCTATGCAATATGTCTCTAAAGA GTGGGTTACAAATCACTATAAGTGGATTGTTTGGAAACTTGCATCTTATGAGAGGTGTTATAGTACCAAATTTTCTGGGAAGCTTTTGACAATCTGCAATGTACTTGAAGAATTAAAGTACAG ATATGAAAGAGAAGTAAATTATGGTCATCGATCTGCAATTAAGAGAATTCTAGAAGGAGACGtcccaccttcttctatgatggTGCTCTGCGTTTCCAAGGTGTATTCAATTTGCAACTCCCCAGTTGGACCTCAATTTTCTTTGTCTAACACGACCGAAAATGGAGCTTGTGCAAAAATTGAACTGACAGATGGGTG GTATTCAATTACTGCTGTCTTAGATATACTATTATCCAAGAAGTTGGCTGCTGGAAAGCTGTTTGTTGGCCAAAAGCTTAGG ATCTGGGGAGCTCGATTCTGTGGCTGGACAGGTCCTGTTTCACCACTTGAG GCATCAGGAACGACTAGTTTGCTACTGCATATAAATGGGACATATAGAGCTCATTGGGCATCTCGTTTGGGGTTAT GTAAAGGTGGTGCCATTCCATTATCATTTTTATCAATCAAGGATGGTGGAGGTTCTGTTCCACTTACATTGGTCGGAATTTCAAGGATATATCCTGTTCTCTACAGGGAAAG GTTAAGTAATGGGGGTTTCGTTGTAAGATCTGAAAGGATGGAAGCTAAAGAGATGCAGTCTTTTAATCAAAG ACGCTGTAGAGTTGTGGAGGGAATAACCTCAGAATCTCAAAGGGCAAAGAGAGATGCGTACATTGGAAGTGACCATGAAAGTGAAGAAGGGGCAAGAATTTTGAAGATACTAGAGAGAGCTGCAGAACCAGAACTTCTGATGGCAGAGATGTCTAAAGAGCAGTTGAATGCATTTGCATCCTATCAAGCAAAGTTGGAG GCATCGAGGCAGTCTGACCTGCAGAAATCTCTTGAAAAAGCTTTGCAAGCTGCTGGACTTGCTGAAAGAGACGTCACTCCTTTTATGCGAGTTAGAGTTGTTGGATTGACTAGCAAAAGTACTCCATCGAAGTGCTGCCCACAGGAAGGCTTAATTACAATTTGGAATCCAACTGAGAAGCAG CAATCCGAGCTTGCAGAGGGTCAAGCTTTTGCTGTTACAGGGCTTACACCGATAAGCTCAGACTCTAGCACCCTTTATTTGCAAGCAAAAGGGTCCACAGCCAAATGGCAGCCTTTGTCTCCTATGGCAATTGAGGGTTTTGA GCCCCTTTTTTGTCCTCGCCGATCAGTTCCATTGAGTAAATTGGGTGAAGTTCCTATGTCCAG GGAGTTTGATATCGCTGCAGTGGTTGTTTTTGTGGGGCACCTGTATACAGAAGCTCATCAAAGTAAGCAGTGGGTATTTGTAGCTGATGGATCCACATCTACGTTGGATTCCAATGATGAATCAGAAACCTTGATGGCCACTAGCTTCACCTCACCATGCATAGAAACTGATTCATTTGCACCAATAAACTCTAACCTTGTAGGGTCTGTG GTTTCCTTTTGCAATCTCATCAAGAGAGCACGAGATAATGTTAATAACCTCTGGGTAGCTGAAGCAACAGAAAATTCGACCTATTATTTAAAATTTGATCATTCACATTGTTCTCATCTGAAAGAAGCCAGCGCTTCTGCTGAAAGATGGGCAAAGATATCTGGTTCG AGACTTGAAAGGCTTAGGGGGAAAGTTCTATCTATAATTAGCTGCCGCTGA